A genome region from Geobacter pickeringii includes the following:
- a CDS encoding flagellar basal body L-ring protein FlgH: MKRLVVSIFCLACAGCVVQKAEVKTPAFDEQLAPPQPSYSSGSIWQAASAGLTEDHKARRKGDVLTVVIVENASASKEATTDTDRKANVSASIPYLMGLEKSATLFQQLTRANPNNLVGASTASKYQGSGATTRKENLTATMSAKIVDVLPNGNFMIEGRRNVKVNNEDQIIVLEGTVRPRDVSPDNSVSSSLIADARITYTGKGVISDRQRPGWLMNFLDYIWPF, from the coding sequence GTGAAACGATTGGTAGTGTCAATATTCTGCCTCGCCTGTGCGGGGTGCGTGGTGCAAAAGGCGGAGGTGAAAACCCCGGCCTTTGACGAGCAGCTCGCCCCGCCTCAGCCGAGCTACTCCAGCGGCTCCATCTGGCAGGCGGCGTCGGCGGGGCTCACCGAGGACCACAAGGCCCGGCGGAAGGGGGACGTCCTCACGGTGGTGATCGTGGAAAACGCCAGCGCCAGCAAGGAGGCGACCACCGACACGGACCGCAAGGCCAACGTCTCGGCGAGCATCCCCTATCTCATGGGGCTTGAGAAGAGCGCCACTCTCTTCCAGCAGTTGACGCGGGCCAATCCGAACAACCTCGTGGGGGCCAGCACCGCCTCCAAGTACCAGGGGAGCGGCGCCACCACCCGCAAGGAGAACCTGACCGCCACCATGAGCGCCAAGATCGTCGACGTCCTCCCCAACGGGAATTTCATGATCGAGGGGCGGCGCAACGTGAAGGTCAACAACGAGGACCAGATCATCGTCCTGGAGGGGACCGTCCGTCCCCGCGACGTCTCGCCCGACAACTCGGTCAGCTCCTCCCTCATCGCCGACGCCCGGATCACCTACACCGGCAAGGGGGTCATCAGCGACCGGCAGCGGCCGGGGTGGCTCATGAACTTCCTCGACTATATCTGGCCTTTCTGA
- the flgM gene encoding flagellar biosynthesis anti-sigma factor FlgM, whose product MTINSDIVSLSSVTSARTIGAPQQATEGGKTTAAGATTGPDRVELSLGRPQVDRLKQAAAGEPEFRADKVAAVKQQIQEGTYQIDSRAVAAKIAALHG is encoded by the coding sequence ATGACCATTAACAGCGATATCGTATCACTCTCTAGTGTCACTTCCGCCAGAACCATCGGGGCACCGCAGCAGGCCACCGAAGGGGGCAAGACGACCGCCGCCGGCGCGACTACCGGCCCCGACCGGGTGGAGCTCTCCCTCGGCAGGCCGCAGGTCGACCGTCTCAAGCAGGCTGCTGCCGGTGAGCCGGAGTTCCGGGCCGACAAGGTTGCAGCGGTGAAGCAGCAGATCCAGGAAGGAACCTATCAGATCGACTCTCGGGCGGTGGCGGCGAAGATCGCCGCACTGCACGGGTAG
- the flgL gene encoding flagellar hook-associated protein FlgL, with translation MRVTQNTTANLVLNNLQVIRQRTEDLEQQSSTGVKVSKPSDDPVTAQQILHLKQLIAQGDQYQRNISNGTAWLSMGESAMSEMGNVLSRAKELTVQMSNGTNNQNARTAAVNELTHLKSQMILLGNTQLNGRYIFGGFKNDTPPFDASGNFTGTDDQVLVEVDRGAPVAINYSGGNLLRGGTPPGSSGTDIVGIFNNLITALNTGNQAGVQSELPNLDAAMGQVLSTRTDLGARMNRLDGAKGVIDDMKFSLTKVLSDKQDVDFTQVISDLSKQQTAYQAAIAASAKVSQVSLLDYLK, from the coding sequence ATGCGCGTGACCCAGAATACGACGGCCAACCTCGTTCTCAATAACCTTCAGGTCATCCGGCAGCGGACCGAGGATCTGGAACAGCAGTCATCCACCGGAGTCAAGGTGAGCAAGCCGAGCGACGATCCGGTGACTGCCCAGCAGATCCTGCACCTCAAGCAGCTCATCGCCCAGGGGGACCAGTACCAGCGCAATATCTCCAACGGCACCGCCTGGCTCTCCATGGGCGAGTCGGCCATGTCGGAGATGGGGAACGTCCTCTCCCGGGCCAAGGAGCTGACGGTGCAGATGTCCAACGGCACCAACAACCAGAACGCGCGGACGGCCGCTGTCAATGAATTGACTCACTTGAAGTCTCAGATGATCCTTCTCGGTAACACCCAGCTCAACGGCCGCTATATCTTCGGCGGGTTCAAGAACGACACCCCCCCGTTCGACGCCTCGGGAAACTTTACCGGCACCGATGACCAGGTCCTCGTCGAGGTGGACCGCGGGGCCCCGGTGGCGATCAACTACTCGGGGGGCAATCTCCTGCGGGGGGGGACCCCGCCGGGCTCCAGCGGTACCGACATCGTCGGCATCTTCAATAACCTGATCACCGCCCTCAACACCGGCAATCAGGCCGGTGTGCAGTCCGAGCTGCCGAACCTCGATGCTGCCATGGGACAGGTCCTTTCGACCCGCACCGATCTCGGTGCCCGGATGAACCGCCTGGACGGGGCCAAGGGGGTCATCGACGATATGAAGTTCAGTCTCACCAAGGTCCTTTCGGACAAGCAGGACGTGGACTTCACCCAGGTCATCAGCGATCTCTCCAAGCAGCAGACGGCCTATCAGGCGGCTATTGCCGCATCAGCGAAAGTATCCCAGGTTTCACTGCTTGATTATCTCAAGTAG
- a CDS encoding CgeB family protein: MNILLVGFPVFARELVSLGHAVYSAGTAPGSDIVLPPEAFSLESILAALGPSRRPDLCLLVENVGAREFPLGLERSPIPVVFYSIDSHLNYYWQQHFARVCDCVLTTQRDFVTPFSTVCPDVHWLPWSCDTAEYNDTGSPRDLDVVFVGSVADNRPKRKLMLDMVANMALIPDVIGTKSLHDVCAVNRGGGRASKFLLKFFGWGSIEKVNGRNRN; the protein is encoded by the coding sequence ATGAACATTCTGCTGGTGGGGTTTCCCGTATTCGCGCGCGAGCTCGTATCGCTCGGGCACGCGGTTTATTCGGCGGGGACTGCGCCCGGCAGCGACATTGTCCTCCCCCCCGAGGCGTTCTCCCTTGAGTCGATTCTTGCCGCCCTCGGGCCGTCCCGGCGGCCCGATCTTTGCCTCCTCGTGGAAAATGTCGGTGCGCGTGAGTTTCCATTGGGGCTCGAACGCTCACCGATTCCCGTTGTCTTCTATTCCATCGACAGCCACCTCAACTATTACTGGCAGCAGCACTTCGCCCGAGTCTGCGACTGTGTCCTGACGACCCAGCGGGATTTCGTCACCCCCTTCTCGACCGTGTGCCCCGATGTCCACTGGCTTCCCTGGAGCTGCGACACGGCTGAGTATAACGATACGGGATCCCCCCGGGATCTCGATGTCGTTTTCGTCGGTTCGGTAGCCGACAACCGGCCGAAACGCAAGCTGATGCTCGATATGGTGGCGAATATGGCCTTGATACCCGACGTGATTGGGACCAAAAGTCTGCACGACGTTTGTGCAGTCAACAGGGGGGGTGGCCGTGCCTCAAAATTTTTATTAAAGTTTTTCGGCTGGGGGTCGATAGAGAAAGTAAACGGCCGCAATAGAAATTGA
- a CDS encoding flagellin N-terminal helical domain-containing protein, with the protein MALTVNTNIASLNAQRNLSTTQTALNRSLQRLSSGLRINSAADDAAGLAISEGMRSQIRSMNQAVRNANDGVSLVQTAEGALNEVSNILQRMRELATQSATGTVSSDQRSYINNEFTQLKSEIDRIASATQFNGTSLFTSTAGQTVSFQVGPGATTNDTIAVTISAAGSSSIGVGTASVSGATGAAATAALTAIDSAITNVSNIRGTLGAVQNRLQSTINNLQVSVENLSAAESRIRDVDVASETAALTRAQILTQAGTSILSQANQTPQSALSLLR; encoded by the coding sequence ATGGCTCTCACAGTAAACACCAACATCGCATCCCTCAACGCCCAGCGCAACCTGTCAACCACCCAGACGGCCCTCAACAGGTCTCTCCAGCGGCTCTCCTCAGGTCTGCGGATCAACAGCGCCGCCGACGACGCCGCCGGCCTGGCCATCTCGGAAGGGATGCGGTCGCAGATCCGCTCCATGAACCAGGCGGTCCGCAACGCGAACGACGGTGTATCCCTCGTGCAGACCGCTGAAGGGGCCCTGAACGAGGTCAGCAACATTCTTCAACGGATGCGGGAACTGGCCACCCAGTCCGCCACCGGCACCGTGAGCTCCGACCAGCGGAGCTACATCAACAACGAGTTCACGCAGCTCAAGAGCGAGATCGACCGGATTGCCAGCGCCACCCAGTTCAACGGCACCAGCCTGTTCACCAGCACGGCCGGCCAGACGGTTTCCTTCCAGGTCGGTCCCGGCGCCACCACCAACGACACGATCGCCGTTACCATCAGTGCCGCCGGTTCCTCGAGCATCGGGGTCGGTACTGCCAGCGTCTCCGGCGCCACGGGCGCTGCCGCCACGGCAGCCCTGACCGCCATCGACTCGGCGATCACCAACGTGTCCAACATCCGCGGCACCCTGGGCGCGGTCCAGAACCGTCTCCAGTCCACCATCAACAACCTCCAGGTTTCGGTTGAGAACCTCTCCGCAGCCGAATCCCGGATCCGCGACGTAGACGTCGCCTCCGAGACTGCAGCCCTTACCCGGGCTCAGATCCTGACCCAGGCCGGTACCTCCATCCTGTCCCAGGCCAACCAGACCCCGCAGTCGGCTCTTTCGCTCCTGCGGTAA
- the fliS gene encoding flagellar export chaperone FliS: MLTPLNQYQNTQVSTSSPERLLLMLYDGAINFTRIALDKMGKNDIAGKGIFIGKAQAIVSELMNTLNHEVGGDISRRLEQLYIYLIDEYLAANINNSPRSLENALKILTILRDTWIEAIDIWHRERDAQTPPLSAAGQPQSRAVGQMG; the protein is encoded by the coding sequence ATGCTTACACCCCTCAACCAGTATCAGAATACCCAGGTCAGCACGTCGAGCCCGGAGAGACTTCTCCTGATGCTTTACGACGGAGCCATAAACTTCACGCGGATCGCCCTCGATAAAATGGGGAAGAATGATATCGCCGGCAAGGGAATATTCATCGGCAAGGCCCAGGCGATCGTCTCGGAGCTGATGAACACCCTGAACCACGAGGTGGGAGGCGACATCTCCCGGCGGTTGGAACAGCTCTACATCTATCTGATCGACGAATATCTGGCGGCGAACATCAATAATTCGCCCCGCTCCCTGGAGAACGCACTCAAAATTTTGACAATACTGCGTGACACCTGGATCGAAGCCATCGATATCTGGCACCGGGAGCGCGATGCCCAGACCCCTCCGCTCTCCGCTGCCGGCCAGCCACAGTCCCGGGCCGTGGGCCAGATGGGATGA
- a CDS encoding flagellin N-terminal helical domain-containing protein: MALTVNTNIASLNAQRNLSTTQTALNRSLQRLSSGLRINSAADDAAGLAISEGMRSQIRSMNQAVRNANDGVSLVQTAEGALNEVSNILQRMRELATQSATGTVSSDQRTYIDNEFTQLKSEIDRIASATQFNGTSLFTSAAGQTVSFQVGPGATTNDTIAVTISAAGASSIGVGTASVSGATGAAATAALTAIDSAITNVSNIRGTLGAVQNRLQSTINNLQVSVENLSAAESRIRDVDVASETAALTRAQILTQAGTSILSQANQTPQSALSLLR, from the coding sequence ATGGCTCTCACAGTCAACACTAACATCGCATCCCTCAACGCCCAGCGCAACCTGTCAACCACCCAGACGGCCCTCAACAGGTCTCTCCAGCGGCTCTCCTCAGGTCTGCGGATCAACAGCGCCGCCGACGACGCCGCCGGCCTGGCCATCTCGGAAGGGATGCGGTCGCAGATCCGCTCCATGAACCAGGCGGTCCGCAACGCGAACGACGGTGTATCCCTCGTGCAGACCGCTGAAGGGGCCCTGAACGAGGTCAGCAACATTCTTCAACGGATGCGGGAACTGGCCACCCAATCCGCCACCGGCACCGTGAGCTCCGACCAGCGGACCTACATCGACAACGAGTTCACGCAGCTCAAGAGCGAGATCGACCGGATCGCCAGCGCCACCCAGTTCAACGGCACCAGCCTGTTCACCAGCGCGGCCGGCCAGACGGTTTCCTTCCAGGTCGGCCCCGGCGCCACCACCAACGACACGATCGCCGTCACCATCAGTGCCGCCGGCGCCTCGAGCATCGGGGTCGGTACTGCCAGCGTCTCCGGCGCCACGGGCGCTGCCGCCACGGCAGCCCTGACCGCCATCGACTCGGCAATCACCAACGTGTCCAACATCCGCGGCACCCTGGGCGCGGTCCAGAACCGTCTCCAGTCCACCATCAACAACCTCCAGGTTTCGGTCGAGAACCTCTCCGCCGCCGAGTCCCGGATCCGCGACGTAGACGTCGCCTCTGAGACTGCAGCCCTTACCCGGGCCCAGATCCTGACCCAGGCCGGTACCTCCATCCTGTCCCAGGCCAACCAGACCCCGCAGTCGGCTCTTTCGCTCCTGCGGTAA
- the fliD gene encoding flagellar filament capping protein FliD: protein MADLSVGGLATGIDTKSLISQLMYLERAPERVLQSKQTKMQSQIDIYTQITNLLNSFKTIASSMNTSTTFMGKTSSVGDSTVVGATATSTAAPGSHTIVVTSLAKNQRQVTDTGVANADATNFNSGSIVINGGATPVTVTIAEGQNSLNGIAAAINASGANVTASVINDGSANPYRLVVTGKDTANYTLNFAGLTTVPAAPTGAAYANPTITQVGPTYQAGAAASFSVDGVAITKTSNTVTDVIPGVTLTLLKDGGATTTVTVGNDVAGVTKKINDFVGAFNAAMSQINKQSDYNATTKQGGVLSGDSTLRTVKSQLQSILSTPVSGVTGIFSTLSQIGIKTDYTNGTLTIDSTVLSSALASNFNDVVDLFTHNGTVSGLAQNQYGVAQQFNQVVDTLTHFYEGPSSSSNGIISTRVKGLTDSIGDITNQISSMEVLMTQKEANLKKQYTAMEQLVSSLQGQGNTLLTYLSKSTY, encoded by the coding sequence ATGGCAGATCTTTCTGTTGGTGGGCTCGCGACCGGCATCGATACCAAATCTCTCATCTCCCAGCTCATGTACCTGGAGCGGGCTCCCGAGCGGGTGCTCCAGAGCAAGCAGACGAAGATGCAGAGCCAGATCGATATCTACACTCAGATCACCAACCTGCTCAACTCGTTCAAGACGATTGCCTCGTCCATGAATACCTCCACCACGTTCATGGGGAAAACCTCGTCGGTGGGGGACAGCACGGTTGTGGGGGCCACGGCGACAAGTACGGCGGCTCCCGGCAGCCATACGATCGTGGTGACGAGCCTCGCGAAGAACCAGCGTCAGGTTACCGACACCGGCGTTGCCAACGCCGACGCCACCAACTTCAACTCCGGGAGCATCGTCATCAACGGCGGTGCCACACCGGTAACCGTCACCATCGCCGAGGGACAGAACTCCCTCAATGGGATCGCGGCGGCCATTAACGCCTCGGGGGCCAATGTCACCGCCTCCGTCATCAATGACGGCTCGGCCAATCCCTATCGCCTCGTGGTCACCGGCAAGGATACCGCAAATTATACCCTCAATTTTGCCGGCCTGACGACTGTGCCTGCCGCTCCGACCGGCGCTGCCTACGCGAACCCGACCATAACCCAGGTCGGCCCCACGTACCAGGCGGGAGCCGCGGCCAGCTTCAGCGTCGACGGCGTTGCGATCACCAAGACCTCCAACACGGTGACCGACGTGATTCCGGGGGTTACCCTCACCTTGCTCAAGGACGGAGGGGCCACGACAACCGTGACGGTCGGCAACGATGTGGCGGGGGTCACGAAGAAGATCAATGATTTTGTCGGCGCGTTCAACGCTGCCATGTCCCAGATCAACAAGCAGTCGGACTACAACGCCACCACCAAGCAGGGAGGGGTCCTCTCCGGCGATTCGACTCTCCGAACGGTCAAGTCGCAGCTCCAGTCGATCCTCAGCACCCCGGTGAGCGGGGTCACCGGCATCTTTTCGACCCTCTCCCAGATCGGGATCAAGACGGACTACACCAACGGCACCCTGACAATCGACTCGACAGTGCTTTCCAGCGCCCTTGCCAGCAACTTCAACGACGTGGTCGACCTCTTCACCCACAACGGCACTGTCTCGGGGCTGGCGCAGAACCAGTACGGGGTGGCGCAGCAGTTCAACCAGGTCGTCGACACGCTGACCCACTTCTACGAAGGTCCCTCTTCATCGTCCAACGGGATCATCTCGACCCGCGTCAAGGGTCTGACCGACTCCATCGGTGACATCACCAACCAGATCAGCTCCATGGAAGTCCTCATGACCCAGAAAGAGGCCAACCTCAAGAAGCAGTATACCGCCATGGAACAGCTCGTCAGCAGTCTGCAGGGGCAGGGAAACACGCTTCTGACCTATCTGAGCAAGAGTACATACTAG
- a CDS encoding flagellar protein FlgN: protein MASGMANLVEVLTARRASMETMRQLLEEERQSLLAFDTERLQTAAARKVEVAAEMEALDGTCQTLLAQEGSAHGLAGTVTLTPLIACAPTATKEELTALQEALVTRAEELRGMIADNRRLLESSLATVGRSLAFFQSRFTVAETYGGSGRMVERTPGAGLLRKEL, encoded by the coding sequence ATGGCAAGCGGCATGGCGAATCTGGTCGAGGTCCTGACGGCCCGGCGGGCAAGCATGGAAACGATGCGGCAACTCCTCGAAGAGGAGCGGCAGAGCCTCCTCGCCTTCGATACGGAGCGGCTCCAGACGGCTGCCGCCCGGAAGGTGGAGGTGGCCGCGGAGATGGAGGCGCTGGACGGCACCTGTCAGACCCTTCTGGCCCAGGAGGGCTCGGCCCACGGTCTCGCCGGCACCGTCACCCTGACCCCCCTCATCGCCTGTGCCCCCACCGCGACCAAGGAAGAGCTGACGGCCCTCCAGGAGGCCCTCGTCACCCGGGCCGAGGAGCTTCGCGGCATGATCGCCGACAACCGGCGGCTCCTCGAAAGTTCCCTCGCCACCGTCGGCAGATCCCTTGCCTTTTTCCAGAGCCGCTTCACCGTGGCTGAAACCTACGGCGGTTCGGGCCGGATGGTGGAGCGTACCCCCGGCGCGGGGCTGCTCCGCAAGGAGTTGTGA
- the flgK gene encoding flagellar hook-associated protein FlgK, with protein MSILSILDIGKSGITAQRLALEVTSQNVSNVNTPGYSRQSTVFESGTVSMERGFPLGNGVQVAEIQRAYDDFLQQQLKNESTTNGQAKTVLSSMNRAEQLFNEFTTDGLGKSMQDFFKAWQDLTANPQGQPERQAILARAQQLTDQFHRVNGYLNDIKTEANKSLEGITADVNDKVTQIASLNDQIRQVEVQGTKANELRDKRDLLVRQLSQKVGITYLEQPDGMLNISLSLGQPLVLGKDAAQLSLQPDPANGGFYKVLTTPPGGTATIDITSIVGGPNNSQGEVGGTLQVRDTLVNKFISNLDELAYNLATQVNAVHSAGFGLTGSTGLNFFAAPAAMAGYSGLGGIAVNITNTNDIAAADTNPLTGGTGNNKNASTIATLYDKTLPFSSGSTTLEGFYNSIVGNVGVAVQNAQRGQTLSDGIIKQLDNLRESSSGVSLDEELANLIKYQKAFEGSAKLINTGAEMMDTILGLVR; from the coding sequence ATGAGCATCCTCAGCATTCTCGATATCGGCAAGTCGGGCATCACCGCCCAGCGCCTCGCCCTTGAGGTGACGAGCCAGAACGTCTCCAACGTCAACACCCCCGGCTACTCGCGCCAGAGCACCGTCTTCGAGAGCGGCACCGTCTCCATGGAACGGGGCTTCCCCCTCGGCAACGGCGTCCAGGTGGCGGAGATCCAGCGGGCCTACGACGACTTCCTCCAGCAGCAACTCAAGAACGAGAGTACCACCAACGGCCAGGCGAAGACGGTCCTTTCGTCCATGAACCGGGCCGAACAGCTCTTCAACGAGTTCACCACCGACGGTCTCGGCAAGTCGATGCAGGATTTCTTCAAGGCGTGGCAGGATCTGACCGCCAATCCCCAGGGGCAGCCGGAGCGGCAGGCGATTCTCGCCCGGGCGCAGCAGCTCACCGACCAGTTCCATCGGGTCAACGGCTATCTGAACGATATCAAGACCGAGGCGAACAAGTCGCTGGAGGGGATCACCGCCGACGTGAACGATAAGGTGACGCAGATCGCGTCGCTGAACGACCAGATCCGTCAGGTGGAGGTCCAGGGGACAAAGGCGAACGAACTGCGGGACAAGCGGGACCTCCTGGTCCGCCAGCTCTCACAGAAGGTGGGAATCACCTATCTGGAACAGCCCGATGGCATGCTGAACATCAGTCTTTCCCTCGGCCAGCCCCTGGTTCTCGGCAAGGATGCGGCGCAGCTCTCGCTCCAGCCCGATCCGGCGAACGGCGGATTCTACAAGGTGCTCACCACGCCGCCGGGGGGGACCGCCACCATCGACATCACCTCCATCGTCGGTGGCCCCAACAACAGCCAGGGGGAGGTGGGGGGGACCCTGCAGGTGCGCGATACGCTCGTGAACAAGTTCATCTCCAATCTGGACGAGCTTGCGTACAACCTCGCCACCCAGGTGAACGCTGTGCACTCCGCCGGTTTCGGCCTCACCGGTTCCACGGGGCTCAACTTTTTCGCCGCACCCGCGGCCATGGCCGGCTACAGCGGTCTCGGCGGCATTGCGGTGAACATCACCAATACCAACGATATCGCCGCGGCCGATACCAACCCCCTCACCGGTGGTACCGGCAACAACAAGAACGCCTCGACGATCGCGACCCTCTACGACAAGACGTTGCCGTTTTCCAGTGGGAGTACCACCCTCGAAGGGTTCTATAATTCCATCGTCGGCAATGTGGGGGTGGCGGTACAGAATGCCCAGCGGGGGCAGACCCTGAGCGACGGCATCATCAAGCAGCTCGACAACCTCCGGGAGTCCAGTTCCGGTGTCTCCCTCGACGAAGAGCTCGCCAACCTGATCAAGTATCAGAAGGCGTTCGAGGGATCGGCAAAACTCATCAACACCGGCGCCGAGATGATGGATACCATTCTCGGACTCGTCCGGTAA
- a CDS encoding rod-binding protein, protein MQTTLPTDTLIQDNDTARARRLAAAKGGADERGRAAAKKVAREFESVFIGMMLKSMRETVGKDPIAGGGKGEEIFQSLLDQEYATAFAARGGIGLAPMIEKQLIKEPAAAATAPRDPYER, encoded by the coding sequence ATGCAGACGACTCTCCCGACCGATACTCTGATCCAGGACAACGACACGGCCCGTGCCCGGCGACTCGCCGCGGCCAAAGGGGGCGCCGATGAGCGGGGGCGCGCAGCGGCAAAGAAGGTTGCCCGGGAGTTCGAGTCGGTCTTCATCGGGATGATGCTCAAGTCGATGCGGGAGACGGTCGGCAAGGACCCCATCGCCGGCGGTGGCAAGGGGGAGGAGATCTTCCAGTCCCTCCTCGACCAGGAGTATGCCACCGCCTTCGCGGCACGGGGGGGGATCGGGCTGGCGCCGATGATCGAGAAACAGCTCATCAAGGAGCCGGCCGCTGCGGCGACGGCCCCGCGCGATCCGTACGAAAGGTAA
- a CDS encoding flagellar basal body P-ring protein FlgI, whose amino-acid sequence MLKRIICIVALLLTLPQLALAIRIKDIASFDGVRDNQLIGYGLVVGLNGTGDSDQTKFPVQSLANVLERMGVTVNRGDITVKNVAAVMVTAELHPFAKQGTKLDVLVSSVGDSKSIAGGTLLMTPLKGADGQVYAVAQGGVLTNSFSYGGQAASAQKNHPTAGRVPNGALVERELPNALAGRGELRLNLNQPDFTTASRIAQAVNDHFKVKLAAAGDPGSVVLTLPESYQGRVVEFVADMERLEVRPDALAKVVLNERTGTIVIGDNVRISTVAVSHGNLTLYIKETPQVSQPAPFSRTGETAVVPRTQVKVSEDGGGLAVVKEGANIGEVVRALNALGVTPRDLIGILQAIKAAGAMQADLSVI is encoded by the coding sequence ATGCTTAAGCGAATCATCTGCATAGTGGCACTTCTCCTTACGCTTCCCCAGCTTGCCTTGGCGATCCGGATCAAGGACATCGCCAGTTTTGACGGGGTGCGGGACAACCAGCTGATCGGCTACGGCCTCGTGGTGGGCCTGAACGGCACCGGCGACAGCGACCAGACCAAGTTCCCGGTCCAGTCCCTCGCGAACGTGCTGGAGCGGATGGGGGTGACGGTCAACCGGGGGGATATCACGGTCAAGAACGTGGCGGCGGTCATGGTGACCGCGGAGCTCCACCCCTTCGCCAAGCAGGGGACGAAGCTCGATGTCCTCGTCTCGTCCGTGGGGGATTCCAAGAGCATCGCCGGCGGCACCCTCCTCATGACCCCCCTCAAGGGGGCCGACGGCCAGGTCTACGCCGTGGCCCAGGGGGGGGTGCTCACCAACTCCTTCTCCTACGGTGGCCAGGCGGCCAGTGCCCAGAAGAACCACCCCACCGCCGGCAGGGTTCCCAACGGCGCCCTGGTGGAGCGCGAACTCCCCAATGCCCTCGCCGGCAGGGGTGAACTGCGGCTCAACCTCAACCAGCCCGATTTCACCACCGCCTCCCGCATCGCCCAGGCGGTGAACGACCACTTCAAGGTGAAACTGGCCGCCGCCGGCGATCCCGGGTCGGTCGTCCTCACCCTCCCCGAGTCGTACCAGGGACGGGTCGTGGAGTTCGTCGCCGACATGGAGCGGCTGGAGGTGCGCCCCGACGCCCTGGCCAAGGTGGTGCTCAACGAGCGGACCGGCACCATCGTCATCGGCGACAACGTCCGGATCTCCACGGTGGCGGTCTCCCACGGCAACCTGACCCTCTACATCAAGGAGACCCCCCAGGTTTCCCAGCCCGCCCCCTTCAGCCGCACCGGCGAGACGGCCGTGGTGCCGCGGACCCAGGTGAAGGTCAGCGAGGATGGCGGCGGGCTCGCAGTGGTGAAGGAGGGAGCCAATATCGGCGAGGTGGTCCGGGCACTGAATGCCCTGGGGGTCACGCCGCGGGATCTCATCGGCATCCTCCAGGCGATCAAGGCGGCAGGCGCCATGCAGGCCGACCTCTCGGTCATCTGA
- the csrA gene encoding carbon storage regulator CsrA, translating to MLVLTRKMGEVVTIGDQIRIKVVEMKGNQVRLGIEAPGDMRIYREEIYVKVQRENQLASAWNLTDLEAAVTYLAAGNKE from the coding sequence ATGTTGGTACTGACACGAAAAATGGGCGAAGTGGTCACCATCGGCGATCAGATCCGGATCAAGGTGGTGGAGATGAAGGGGAACCAGGTGCGTCTCGGCATCGAGGCCCCGGGTGACATGCGTATCTACCGCGAGGAGATCTACGTGAAGGTGCAGCGGGAAAACCAGCTGGCGTCCGCCTGGAACCTGACGGACCTGGAGGCGGCCGTTACCTACCTCGCCGCGGGAAACAAGGAGTGA
- a CDS encoding flagellar assembly protein FliW, with amino-acid sequence MKISTARFGALDIDENKVIAMPEGMLGFDEKRFVLLTPPNLGPFCWLQAVDNPDLAFVVVDTKNCIPDYTLRLTAEEFEKLQLAENGEAIFLAIVTMSSDPFAITVNLQGPIVLNPERMIAKQIVLEGGKYSTKYPFFRPDGAAATPAKQESCANTVPQVAGTL; translated from the coding sequence GTGAAAATCAGCACCGCGCGCTTCGGCGCACTCGATATCGACGAGAACAAGGTCATCGCCATGCCCGAGGGGATGCTCGGCTTCGACGAGAAGCGGTTCGTTCTCCTCACCCCCCCGAATCTCGGCCCCTTCTGCTGGCTGCAGGCGGTCGACAACCCCGATCTGGCCTTTGTCGTAGTCGATACCAAGAATTGCATTCCCGACTACACCCTCCGTCTGACCGCCGAGGAGTTCGAGAAGCTCCAGTTGGCCGAAAACGGCGAAGCAATCTTTCTCGCCATCGTGACCATGTCCTCCGATCCCTTTGCGATCACCGTGAACCTTCAGGGGCCCATAGTCCTTAACCCCGAACGGATGATCGCCAAACAGATCGTCCTCGAAGGGGGGAAATACTCGACGAAGTATCCGTTCTTCAGACCTGACGGAGCAGCGGCAACTCCCGCGAAGCAGGAGAGCTGTGCGAATACCGTGCCGCAGGTGGCCGGCACCCTGTAG